In Halosegnis marinus, one genomic interval encodes:
- a CDS encoding type II/IV secretion system ATPase subunit: MTDEPDGGGEASAETAPPTDDTAALADVLASDDGGPRDSTDAPGVAPAAVDALSDGTDDLDYDARTVSSRALAALGGDEGELEVDLDDLPDQERVVEEVLADVRDHFEAAEGRFGDVTREDIGTGFFDFSYLDRYEEIDRTWVNEPYAYVTVLYDPADRDYRYRVVEPTLDEFESYVRRDLVEYLRNSLMYRDLGGERTKESVFETEVIDLVAEHARSVAPVSLHKLVYYLRRDFTRFGPIDPVMRDPAVEDISCDGADVPVYVYHRAFRDLETNVVFGADRLSSFAVRLAQRAGKSISVSDPLLDASLPDGSRLQLTLGGEVATRGANFTIRKFSDVPFSPVDLVKWNTFSVEQMAYFWLAIESNKSLIFAGGTGSGKTSSMNAVSFFIPPNAKVVTIEDTREIDLPHNNWIQSVTRSSASDEGRGEVSMYRLLQAALRQRPEYLLVGEIRTEERVALTFFQAMGTGHTAYTTMHADSIETVLNRLQNPPLSVPRAMIQDLDIVSIQAQTYVGEDRVRRNRGVIEMLDPDEDDPTGLPTREVFARDARTDTHERVGESTVMAEIADERGWTDADLDDEIARREGVLRFLIEEGVDDYRDVAAVVQLYEKDPEYVVARIRDRGYDLPPL; the protein is encoded by the coding sequence CGGCGGGGGGGAGGCGTCGGCGGAAACCGCACCGCCCACCGACGACACAGCCGCCCTCGCCGACGTGCTCGCGTCGGACGACGGCGGCCCCCGTGACTCGACCGACGCGCCCGGGGTGGCCCCCGCCGCGGTCGACGCACTCTCCGACGGCACCGACGACCTCGACTACGACGCCCGGACCGTCAGCTCCCGCGCCCTCGCCGCGCTCGGCGGCGACGAGGGGGAACTGGAGGTCGACCTCGACGACCTGCCCGACCAGGAGCGCGTCGTCGAGGAGGTGCTCGCGGACGTGCGCGACCACTTCGAGGCGGCCGAGGGCCGCTTCGGGGACGTGACGCGCGAGGACATCGGGACCGGCTTCTTCGACTTCTCGTATCTCGACCGGTACGAGGAGATAGACCGGACGTGGGTGAACGAGCCGTACGCCTACGTCACCGTCCTCTACGACCCGGCCGACCGCGACTACCGCTACCGCGTCGTCGAGCCGACCCTCGACGAGTTCGAGAGCTACGTCCGCCGCGACCTCGTCGAGTACCTCCGCAACTCCCTGATGTACCGCGACCTCGGCGGCGAGCGCACCAAGGAGTCCGTCTTCGAGACGGAGGTCATCGACCTCGTGGCCGAGCACGCCCGCTCGGTCGCGCCCGTCTCGCTCCACAAGCTCGTCTACTACCTGCGGCGCGACTTCACGCGCTTCGGCCCCATCGACCCCGTCATGCGTGACCCGGCCGTCGAGGACATCTCCTGTGACGGCGCCGACGTCCCCGTCTACGTGTACCACCGTGCCTTCCGCGACCTGGAGACGAACGTCGTCTTCGGCGCCGACCGGCTCTCCTCCTTCGCCGTCCGGCTGGCCCAGCGCGCGGGCAAGAGCATCTCCGTCTCCGACCCGCTGCTCGACGCCTCGCTGCCGGACGGCTCCCGCCTCCAGCTCACCCTCGGCGGCGAGGTGGCGACCCGGGGCGCGAACTTCACCATCCGGAAGTTCTCCGACGTCCCCTTCTCGCCGGTCGACCTCGTGAAGTGGAACACCTTCTCCGTCGAGCAGATGGCGTACTTCTGGCTCGCCATCGAGTCGAACAAGAGCCTGATATTCGCCGGCGGCACGGGGTCGGGCAAGACCTCCTCGATGAACGCGGTCTCCTTCTTCATCCCGCCGAACGCGAAGGTGGTGACCATCGAGGACACCCGTGAGATCGACCTCCCGCACAACAACTGGATACAGAGCGTGACGCGCTCCTCCGCCTCCGACGAGGGGCGCGGCGAGGTGTCGATGTACCGGCTCCTACAGGCCGCCCTTCGCCAGCGCCCCGAGTACCTGCTCGTCGGCGAGATACGTACCGAGGAGCGGGTCGCGCTGACGTTCTTCCAGGCGATGGGGACCGGCCACACGGCCTACACCACGATGCACGCCGACTCCATCGAGACGGTGCTCAACCGGCTCCAGAACCCGCCGCTGTCCGTGCCGCGCGCGATGATACAGGACCTCGACATCGTCTCCATCCAGGCGCAGACGTACGTCGGGGAGGACCGCGTCCGCCGCAACCGGGGCGTCATCGAGATGCTCGACCCCGACGAGGACGACCCGACGGGGCTCCCGACGCGCGAGGTGTTCGCCCGCGACGCCCGCACCGACACCCACGAGCGGGTCGGCGAGTCCACGGTGATGGCCGAGATAGCCGACGAGCGCGGCTGGACCGACGCGGACCTCGACGACGAGATAGCCCGCCGCGAGGGCGTCCTCCGCTTCCTCATCGAGGAGGGCGTCGACGACTACCGCGACGTCGCGGCCGTCGTCCAGCTGTACGAGAAGGACCCCGAGTACGTCGTCGCGCGCATCCGCGACCGCGGCTACGACCTCCCGCCGCTATGA